The stretch of DNA CCCAAGGAGAAACCGAGTTGTGTAATCTGCGCAGGCAAGCACTACGGGCGGCATAGGAGGCACCGATGGTACCGCTCACGTTGGATGAAATCGTCAACAAGACCTCCGACCTCCCGTCCATCCCCGAGGCCGTGCTCTCGGTGGTGCGCCTCTCGGGCGATGCCAACGCCACCGCGTCCAAAGTCGCAGGCAAGATCGCGTACGACCAGTCGCTGACCGCTCGGGTGCTCCGACTGGCGAATTCCGCCTACTACGGGCTTCCACGGAAGATTACGAGCCTGCAGGAAGCCGTAGTCATGCTGGGCATGAAGACAGTGAGACACCTGGCCCTCGTCGCCTCCACCTTCCCGTGGCTGAATCAACCGAGAAAGGGCTACGCGTTGGCGCCGAGGGCGTTATGGGAGCACTCGATAGCCGTTTCCATCGGGGCGCAGTTGCTCGCGGCCCGCTCGCGCAAGGTGAGCGGCGAAGAGGCGTTCAGCGCCGGCCTGCTGCACGACCTGGGCAAGGTGGTGCTCAGCATGTGGATGGAGGCTCGCCTTGCGGACCTCGTGGTTCGATGCGAGCAAGAGCAGGCGCCCTTCGACCAACTGGAGCGCGAGGAGTTCGGGTTCGACCACTGCGACGTAGGAGCTTACCTAGCGCAGCGGTGGAATCTCCCCGAGGTGCTGGAGAAGGCAATCCAGTATCACCATTCTCCCGGACGCTGCGACCCGCCGGAGCTGTTGGTAGACTGCGTGCACATCGCCGACGTGCTGGCGATGACCCTCGGCTATGGCCTCGGTGGCGACGGGCTCTGCTACACCCTCAACACGGGGAGCATGCAGCGCCTAGGGCTGGAGGCCGAGGACTACGATTGGGTGCTCGCCGATATGCACCCCGCGGTTGCCAAAGCTCTCGACGCTTATGTCGTGAAGTAGGTGCTTGGATGCCCATCCGCGTATTGGTCGTAGACGCCTCGGCCTTCATGCGGAGGCTGATCACGAACTTTCTGCAGTCCGACCCGGCCATACGCGTTGCGGGCGAAGCCGCCGACGGCCGAGAGGCATTGGAGGTCATCCCCCGCCTTCAGCCGGACGTCATCACGCTGGACGTTGCCATGCCAGAATTGGATGGCATCGAAACTCTCCGCCGCATCATGTCCTCACGTCCGAGGCCAGTGGTGATGCTGAGCAGCCAGACGATGGAAGGTGCTGCACCCATTATCCGAGCGCTGGAACTCGGCGCGGTGGA from Fimbriimonadia bacterium encodes:
- a CDS encoding HDOD domain-containing protein codes for the protein MVPLTLDEIVNKTSDLPSIPEAVLSVVRLSGDANATASKVAGKIAYDQSLTARVLRLANSAYYGLPRKITSLQEAVVMLGMKTVRHLALVASTFPWLNQPRKGYALAPRALWEHSIAVSIGAQLLAARSRKVSGEEAFSAGLLHDLGKVVLSMWMEARLADLVVRCEQEQAPFDQLEREEFGFDHCDVGAYLAQRWNLPEVLEKAIQYHHSPGRCDPPELLVDCVHIADVLAMTLGYGLGGDGLCYTLNTGSMQRLGLEAEDYDWVLADMHPAVAKALDAYVVK